One Ornithinicoccus hortensis genomic window, TGGAAGGGTGGGACCACCGATGAGCCGCCTGGTCGACCGGCACGGCCGGGTGCACCGGGACCTGCGGGTCTCGCTGACCGACCGGTGCTCGCTGCGCTGCACCTACTGCATGCCGGCGCAGGGGTTGCCGTGGCTGCCCAAGGACACCCTGCTCTCGACCGAGGAGCTGCTCTACCTGATCGGTGTGCTGGTCGACCTCGGCATCGACGAGGTGCGGCTGACCGGCGGTGAGCCGCTGCTCCGTCCCGACCTGGTCGACGTCGTGGCGGGCACGGCCAAGCTGGGGCCCGAGGTGTCGATGACCACCAACGCGCTGGGCCTGGACAAGACCGCCACCGCCCTGGTGGAGGCCGGGCTCTCCCGGGTCAACATCAGCCTGGACACCCTCCGGCCCGAGACGTTCAAGGCGTTGGCGCGCCGCAACCGTTTGGACGACACGCTGCGCGGCATCGAGGCCGCGGCCGCCGCCGGGTTGACCCCGGTGAAGCTGAACACCGTCCTGATGCGCGACATCAACGACATCGAGGCCGTCGACCTGTTGGCCTTCGCCCTGGAGCACGGCTACCAGCTGCGGTTCATCGAGCAGATGCCGTTGGACGCCGGCCATACCTGGAACCGGGAGGGCATGGTGACCGGCGAGGAGGTGCTCACCCGGTTGCGCACCGTCTACGACCTCGAGCCGCTGCCCGGTCGTGGCAGCGCCCCGGCCGAACGCTTCCTGGTCGACGGTGGCCCGGAGACGGTCGGCGTGATCGCCTCGGTCTCCGCGCCGTTCTGCGGGGCGTGCGATCGGATCCGGTTGACCGCCGACGGGCAGTTGCGCAACTGCCTCTTCGCCCAGGGGGAGACCGACCTGCGGACCCCGCTGCGGGACGGTGCGAGCGACCAGGAACTGGCCGACCTGATCCTGGAGTGCGTGGCGGGCAAGCTGCCCGGTCACGGCATCAACGAGCCGAACTTCCTCCAGCCGCCGCGCCCGATGTCGGCGATCGGCGGCTGAGCCGCCCGGAACACCCGCTATCCGCCGGCGAACGGCGGGAGCACGTCCACCACGGCGTCGACGTCCAACGGGGTCTCCCGGTCGTCGACATACCGTCCCTCGAAGAGCAGCGAGCTGCGGGCCAGGACCCGGCCGAGCTCGGCCCCGTGGCGTTCCTCCAACTGCTGCAGCAGCTCACCGAGCGAGTCGGCCCCGACCCGCTCCTCCTGGGCACCGGCCGCCTCGGCAGCGGCCGCGAAATAGCGAACGGTCGCCATCAGTGACTCACTCCTCCCAGCGTTCCTCGTCTGGCCATCATGGCATTGACCCGTCCCCGCCCGGCAGCCGGTCGGGCTCCCCCGGCAGCGCTTCGTCCTCGCCGGCCAGCCGCCGCTCCCACACCGCCGCGTCCTCCCAGGTGTCCAGGTCGCCGACGTGCTCGGCGGCCACCTGGACCTCGGCGAAAGCCAGGTCGCGGACCAGTCGCCGCACCGAGGTGCCGTGCCAGTCCGCCCCGCCCAGGGCCGCGGCGAGCCGGTCGGTCCGGTAGGCGGCCAGCAACCACTGCCGGTAGCCCTCCGGGTGCACCGGGCTGACGACGTCGACCTCGGGGTCGACCGTGTCCAGCACCCCGAGCAGCGCCCGGACGGCCGGGGCGGCACCGGGCTGGTCGACCGCCAGCACGAGGGTCCACGGGGCCCTGGGCCCGGGCAGCGCGGCGAAGCCCGCGGCGATCCCGGCGGCCGGACCGCCGCCGGGTGGGTCCTCCCTGGTCACCAGGACGGGGTCGGTCACCTCGACCGGCCCGACGACCACCACGCGTCGGGCCGCCGTGGTGGCGGCGAGGACCCGGTCCAGCAGGGAACGTCCCGCCACCCGGACCGCCGACTTGTCCACCCCGCCGAGCCGCTCCCCGCGCCCACCGGCGAGCACGATGACGTCGTGCTCGGGACCGCTGCGCCCCGGTCCGTCGGGTTGGGCGTCCCGGGCAGGGAAGTCGGCAGGGGTCATCGCGCGCTCGTCCGGTCAGTAGCGCGGCAACGACGGGTCGACCTGGTCGATCCAGCCCAGGATCCCGCCGTTCATCACCGAGACGTCGGGGTGTCCGAGCCGCACCAGGTGGGCCGCGGCCCGCTCGGCACGGGGACCGGCCTTGCAGTAGACGACGACCGGCCCCTCCGGCAGGTCGTCCCGCGTCCACGTCAGCACCTCGCCCACCGGGACCCGGGCGGCCCCGGGCAGGGTGCCCAGCGCGTGTTCGGCCGGTTCGCGCACGTCCAACAGGGTGACCCGGGCCAGGTCGAGGGCGCGCACCTCGGCGGGGCCGAGCTCGCGCAGCGGGACGACCTCCCGGGTGGCGTGGTGGGCGCCGTCCCGGTCGTGGCCCCGGGAGCCCTCGCGCTCGACACCATTGCGCTCGACACCGTGGCGACGGAGCGGCGGGGCGCCCACGGGGCGGAGCGGGACCTCACGGGTGCGCTGGGTGAGCGCGTCGAGCAGCAGCACCCGGCCGACCAACGGCTCCCCGAAGCCGGCGAGCAGTTTGACCACCTCGCCGGCCATGATCGAGCCGACCTGCCCGACGAGGGCCCCGAGCACCCCCGCCTCGGCGCACGAGGGAACGTCCTCGGGCCGCGGCGGGACCGGGTAGAGGTCGCGCAGCGTCACCGACTCCGGCAGGCCCGGGACGAAGGTGGAGATCTGCGCGTCGAACCGCAGCACCGCCGCCCAGACCAGCGGCAGCCGGAGGTCCCGGCAGGCGTCGCTCACCAGGTAGCGGGTGTCGAAGTTGTCGGTGCCGTCCAGCACCACGTCGTGCCCGGACAGCACGTCCCGCACGGTGTCCCTCGTCAGACGGGTATGCAGGGGGGTCAGGGCGGTGTCCGGGTTCAGCTCCCGCAGTGCCCGGGCGGCGCTGTCCACCTTGGGTGTGCCGACGTCCTGCACCCGGTGCAGCACCTGGCGCTGCAGGTTGGTGACGTCGACGACGTCGTCGTCGATCAGCGTGATCGCACCGACCCCGGCGGCCACCAGGTAGCTCAACGCGGGGCAGCCGAGACCGCCGGCGCCGACGACCGCGACCCGGGCGTTGCGCAGCCGACGCTGCCCGAGCATCCCGACCTGCGGCACCAGCAGGTGCCGGGAGTACCGGCTGACCTGCTCGGCCGTCAGCTCCGGCCCGGGCTCGACGAGGGGACGCATGGTCTCAGTCTCCCCCATCCGCGTGGTCCGCAACGTGGCGCCGTCAGTGTCCGCCCGGGATCCGCTCCCAGCCGCGCTTGGGGGCGCGGCTCCCGACCGCGGTGCCCTCCCGGGTGTCCCGGCTCCGGTAGACGATGTAGGGGCGGGTGAAGTAGCCGAGGGGGGCGCTGAAGACGTGCACCAGCCGGGTGAACGGCCACAGGGCGAACAGGATGAAGGCGGTCAGTGCGTGCAACTGGAAGCCCAGCGGCGCCTCGACCATGAGTTGCGGGTCCGGCTGGAACCAGAAGATGGAGCGGAACCACGGGGACACCCCGTCGCGGTAGTTGTACTCCCCACCGAACTGGAAGATGCCGCCGGCGATCGTGTTCCAGATGCCCAGCACCATGACCAGCGCGAGGAAGAAGTACATGACCTTGTCGTTGACCGTGGTGGCCGAGAAGACCGGCCCGACGGTGCGCCGCCGGTAGATCAGGATGGCCAGGCCGGTCAACGCCGCGACGCCTGCCGGGATGCCGCCGACCATCGCGATGACGTGATAGGCGTGGTGGCTCAGGCCGACGCCGTCGGTCCAGCTCTGCGGGATGACCAACCCCATGAAGTGACCGACGACCACACCGAGGATGCCGAAGTGGAACAGCGGACTGCCGATCCGCAGCAGCTTGCTCTCGTAGAGTTGGGAGGAACGGGTGGTCCACCCGAACTTGTCGTAGCGGTAGCGCCAGACGTGGCCCACCACGAAGATCGCCAGGCAGATGTAGGGGAAGATGACCCACAGCAAGGTGCTCATCGGGGGACTCCTACCGGGATGGTGGCGCCGAGGTGTTCGGGAGCGGCGCCGGCGGGGCGAGGGTTGAGACGGCCGTCCAGTGCCGGGTCGTGGCTGCCGTAGGGGGAAGAGTCCAGGCCCACCTGCTCCTGCGGGGGACCCTGCGCGATCAGCCGGCGCAGCGCGACCTCGTCGTCACCGTCCAGCGCGGGCAGCGTCGCCCGCAGCGCCTCCACGACCGGGAGCCAGCTGGAGTCCCGTTTGACCAGGGCGCGGTGCAGCAACTCGATCCCGACCCGGTGGTCGTTGAGCAACTTCCAGGCCGTGTCGGCGTCGCAGGTGGCACCGAACTCCAGCACCACGCACAGGTGGTCCGGGAGCTCGGCCTGCTCGTCGGCCAGCTCGACCCCGGCGCGGCGGTAGGCCTGCTTGAACTGCACCAGCGCCACCCCGCGCTTGCGGGTGTCCCCGTGCGTGAAGTAGGTCAGGTGCAGGCAGCATCGGCGAGTGACGTCGAAGGTGTCGACGTACTCGGTCTGGAGGGCGGCGAGCGCACCCTCGCCCGCCAACTGGTCCAGAAACGCCCCGAGGGGACCGCCGACATCCGTGGGCAGATCGGCCACGGCGTCGCGGAGCATCGGGACCCGGTCGAGGAGGAGTTGCTCGGGGTACTCCAACAACAGGGAGACCGCCTGCCAGGCGACCGCCTGTCGGTGGGCCTCCAGGCCCGGGGCGGACCTGCGGTGCCGCAACCAGGTGAGCATCACTGGTCCCCGTCCTTGTCCGGGAACAGGCCCTTCGGCATACCCTTGCCGTCCCAATTCAACAAGTTGACCCGGCCGTCCTTGCTGCCGCCGCCCACCAGCTGGTCGGCCGTCTGCCTGTTTTGCAGCATCTGGAAGTTCTCGACGGCGACCGGAGTGGGGCGCCCGGACCCCTCGCCGAACGGGCCGGAGCCCCGGGTGACCTCCTCGTCGAAGCCGCTGACCGGACAGTCGGTCGCCAACTCCTCCAGGGCGTGTGCCTGCTCGCCGTGCGCGGTCGGGATGACGTAGCGCTCCTCATACTTGGCCAGCGCCAGCAGGCGGAACATGTCGTACATGTCCTCCTCGGTCATCCCGACCGCCTCGGGGATGTCGGCCTGCGGGTCGCGACCGAGGTTGATGTCCCGCATGTAGCAACGCATGGCCGCCATCTTGCGCAGCACCGCGTCCACCGGTCCGGTGTCTCCCGCGGTGAACAGGTTGGCCAGGTACTCCACCGGGATCCGCATTTTGTCGATCGCGGCGAGCAGGGTGTCCTTGTCCTCCGCGTCGGCCCCGGTCCCGCTCACCGCGTCCACCACCGGCGACAGCGGCGGGATGTACCAGACCATCGGCATGGTCCGGTACTCAGGGTGCAGCGGCAGGGCCACCTTGTAGCGGTTGATCAGCGCGTAGACCGGGGACTTCTTGGCGGCCTCGATCCAGTCGCCGGGGATGCCGGCCCGCTCGGCCTCACGCTGCACCTCCGGGTCGTTCGGGTCCAGGAAGACCGAGCGCTGCGCCTCGTAGAGGTCGTGGTCGTCCTCGACGCTCGCGGCCTCGAGCACCCGGTCGGCGTCGTAGAGCATCAGCCCGATGTAGCGCAGCCGGCCGACGCACGTCTCGGCGCACACCGTGGGGATGCCGACCTCGATCCGGGGGTAGCAGAAGGTGCACTTCTCGGCCTTGCCGGTCTTGTGGTTGAAGTAGACCTTCTTGTAGGGGCAGCCGGTGACGCACATCCGCCAGCCGCGGCACTTGTCCTGGTCGACCAGGACGATGCCGTCCTCCTCGCGCTTGTAGATGGCGCCGGAGGGGCAGGACGCCGCGCAGCTGGGGTTCAGGCAGTGCTCGCAGATCCGCGGCAGGTAGAACATGAAGGTCTGCTCGAACTCCATCTTCACCCGGTCCTCCAGCCCCTTGAGCATGGGGTCGCGGACCGCGTGCTCCTGGCTGCCGCCCAGGTCGTCGTCCCAGTTCGCCGACCACTCGATGTTGACGTGCTTGCCGGAGATCAGCGAGAACGCCTTGGCCACCGGGAAATGGTCCTGGGCCGGGGCGTTGAGCAACGTCTCGTAGTCGTAGGTCCACGGCTCGTAGTAGTCCTGGATGGAGGGCATCTTGGGGTTGGAGAAGATGTTGAGCAGCTTGTTGAGGCGCCCACCCGCCCGCAACTTCAACGCCCCGCGATCGGTGCGGATCCAACCGCCCTTCCACTCCTCCTGGTCCTGGTAGCCACGCGGGTAACCCAGACCGGGGCGGGTCTCCACGTTGTTGAACCAGACGTACTCCATGCCCGAGCGGTTGGTCCATGCCTGCTTGCAGGTCACCGAGCAGGTGTGGCACCCGATGCACTTGTCGAGGTTCATCACCATCGCCATCTGCGCCATGACTCTCATGCCGTGCCTCCTCAGTACGCCACGGGGGCGGTGCGCTTGCGGATCATCGTGACCTCGTCCCGGTTGTTGCCGGTCGGTCCGATGTAGTTGAAGAAGTAGGACAGTTGCGCGTAGCCGCCGATGATGTGGCTGGGCTTGACCATGATCCGGGTCATCGAGTTGTGGATGCCCCCGCGCTTGCCGTCCTTCTGGGTCAGCGGGACGTCGATCAGCCGGTCCTGTGCGTGGTGCATGTAGACCGTGCCCTCGGGCATCCGGTGGCTGACGACGGCGCGGGCCGCGACCACACCGTTGCGGTTGGTCAGCTCGATCCAGTCGTTGTCCTTGACCCCGATCTTCGCCGCGTCCAGGTCCGACATCCACACCGACTGCCCGCCGCGGGAGAGGCTGAGCATGAACAGGTTGTCCTGGTATTCGGAGTGGATCGACCACTTGTTGTGTGGGGTCAGGTAGCGGACCGAGACGCCCAGTTCGGTCTGCTCGCCGAGCGGGGTCTCGCCGAACAGTTGGGTCATGTTGAGCGGCGGCCGGTAGACGG contains:
- the narH gene encoding nitrate reductase subunit beta, yielding MRVMAQMAMVMNLDKCIGCHTCSVTCKQAWTNRSGMEYVWFNNVETRPGLGYPRGYQDQEEWKGGWIRTDRGALKLRAGGRLNKLLNIFSNPKMPSIQDYYEPWTYDYETLLNAPAQDHFPVAKAFSLISGKHVNIEWSANWDDDLGGSQEHAVRDPMLKGLEDRVKMEFEQTFMFYLPRICEHCLNPSCAASCPSGAIYKREEDGIVLVDQDKCRGWRMCVTGCPYKKVYFNHKTGKAEKCTFCYPRIEVGIPTVCAETCVGRLRYIGLMLYDADRVLEAASVEDDHDLYEAQRSVFLDPNDPEVQREAERAGIPGDWIEAAKKSPVYALINRYKVALPLHPEYRTMPMVWYIPPLSPVVDAVSGTGADAEDKDTLLAAIDKMRIPVEYLANLFTAGDTGPVDAVLRKMAAMRCYMRDINLGRDPQADIPEAVGMTEEDMYDMFRLLALAKYEERYVIPTAHGEQAHALEELATDCPVSGFDEEVTRGSGPFGEGSGRPTPVAVENFQMLQNRQTADQLVGGGSKDGRVNLLNWDGKGMPKGLFPDKDGDQ
- the narI gene encoding respiratory nitrate reductase subunit gamma — its product is MSTLLWVIFPYICLAIFVVGHVWRYRYDKFGWTTRSSQLYESKLLRIGSPLFHFGILGVVVGHFMGLVIPQSWTDGVGLSHHAYHVIAMVGGIPAGVAALTGLAILIYRRRTVGPVFSATTVNDKVMYFFLALVMVLGIWNTIAGGIFQFGGEYNYRDGVSPWFRSIFWFQPDPQLMVEAPLGFQLHALTAFILFALWPFTRLVHVFSAPLGYFTRPYIVYRSRDTREGTAVGSRAPKRGWERIPGGH
- the mobA gene encoding molybdenum cofactor guanylyltransferase; this encodes MTPADFPARDAQPDGPGRSGPEHDVIVLAGGRGERLGGVDKSAVRVAGRSLLDRVLAATTAARRVVVVGPVEVTDPVLVTREDPPGGGPAAGIAAGFAALPGPRAPWTLVLAVDQPGAAPAVRALLGVLDTVDPEVDVVSPVHPEGYRQWLLAAYRTDRLAAALGGADWHGTSVRRLVRDLAFAEVQVAAEHVGDLDTWEDAAVWERRLAGEDEALPGEPDRLPGGDGSMP
- the narJ gene encoding nitrate reductase molybdenum cofactor assembly chaperone: MLTWLRHRRSAPGLEAHRQAVAWQAVSLLLEYPEQLLLDRVPMLRDAVADLPTDVGGPLGAFLDQLAGEGALAALQTEYVDTFDVTRRCCLHLTYFTHGDTRKRGVALVQFKQAYRRAGVELADEQAELPDHLCVVLEFGATCDADTAWKLLNDHRVGIELLHRALVKRDSSWLPVVEALRATLPALDGDDEVALRRLIAQGPPQEQVGLDSSPYGSHDPALDGRLNPRPAGAAPEHLGATIPVGVPR
- the moaA gene encoding GTP 3',8-cyclase MoaA — its product is MSRLVDRHGRVHRDLRVSLTDRCSLRCTYCMPAQGLPWLPKDTLLSTEELLYLIGVLVDLGIDEVRLTGGEPLLRPDLVDVVAGTAKLGPEVSMTTNALGLDKTATALVEAGLSRVNISLDTLRPETFKALARRNRLDDTLRGIEAAAAAGLTPVKLNTVLMRDINDIEAVDLLAFALEHGYQLRFIEQMPLDAGHTWNREGMVTGEEVLTRLRTVYDLEPLPGRGSAPAERFLVDGGPETVGVIASVSAPFCGACDRIRLTADGQLRNCLFAQGETDLRTPLRDGASDQELADLILECVAGKLPGHGINEPNFLQPPRPMSAIGG
- a CDS encoding MoaD/ThiS family protein; protein product: MATVRYFAAAAEAAGAQEERVGADSLGELLQQLEERHGAELGRVLARSSLLFEGRYVDDRETPLDVDAVVDVLPPFAGG
- the moeB gene encoding molybdopterin-synthase adenylyltransferase MoeB, translated to MRPLVEPGPELTAEQVSRYSRHLLVPQVGMLGQRRLRNARVAVVGAGGLGCPALSYLVAAGVGAITLIDDDVVDVTNLQRQVLHRVQDVGTPKVDSAARALRELNPDTALTPLHTRLTRDTVRDVLSGHDVVLDGTDNFDTRYLVSDACRDLRLPLVWAAVLRFDAQISTFVPGLPESVTLRDLYPVPPRPEDVPSCAEAGVLGALVGQVGSIMAGEVVKLLAGFGEPLVGRVLLLDALTQRTREVPLRPVGAPPLRRHGVERNGVEREGSRGHDRDGAHHATREVVPLRELGPAEVRALDLARVTLLDVREPAEHALGTLPGAARVPVGEVLTWTRDDLPEGPVVVYCKAGPRAERAAAHLVRLGHPDVSVMNGGILGWIDQVDPSLPRY